Below is a window of Dehalogenimonas sp. THU2 DNA.
TTCGTGAACGTCATTTATCGCCCGCTCGAACCCGCCGACAAGGCGGCGATCATGTCTTTTCTCGGCCGCGTCCCGGAATTCGCCCCGGATGAGATACCGGTGGCCGAAGAAGTGCTGGACGCCTGCACCGGCAACCCGCTGACATCAGGCTATTATTGCCTCATCGCGGAGAACGATGGGCGGGTGGCCGGTTATGTCTGCTACGGCAATACGCCGCTCACCAAAGGCAACTGGGAGATTTACTGGATCGCCGTCGATCCGGTGTCACAGGGGCTGGGCATCGGGCGGGAACTGATGCGCCGGGCCGAGGCCGGTATCCGCTCACGCGGCGGCTGGCAGGTGACGCTGGAAACATCCTCGACGCCGCTATACGACAAGACCCGCCGCTTTTACCTGAAATGCGGCTATGCGGAGATAACCCGGATACCTGATTTCTATGACCGCGGCGACGACCTGGTCATGTATTTCAAAAAACTCGATCAGGCTTCGGAAGACCGGCAATAGAACCCTCCCTCGACCGGTTTCAGCTCGCATTCGGCGCAGAGACAACCGGCTTCGGCGTCAGCCTGCGCCTTAACTCCGGTCCGGCGGCAGAAGAGAGCGGGCAAAACGGACACATCGGTCTCATCGGCAAAAAGGCTGCCCAGGAGGGCTTTCAGGCGGCTGCTGTTGCACTCTCTGACTCCCGATACTTCACATTCGATGCAACGGCACCGCAACGCATCCTGATGAGACTCGATCGATTTTTCTTCATTCATTGATTAGTCCTGCCCCAAACGATGTCAAAAACTGTTTCTTATTGTATAATGAAGTTTAACATGAACGATAGCAATAATCCCTGCGCCGAAGTATTCCAGGAACTGGCCGAACTCAGGGAGCGCCAGGCCGCTCATGACGCCATTGAGGCCGCGGAAAAACAGGCCCTTCGCGAAAGCGAGGCAAAATTCCGCATGCTTTTTCATAACGCCAACGATGCCATCTACCTGTGGGAAGTGCGTGACGGCATGCCGACCAGTCTTCTTGAAGCTAACGCGGTAGCCGCTCGCCGCCTGGGCTATGACCTTCAAGAGATGCCAGGATTGAAGACGACCGATATCTCGCTGAGCAAACCTGACGAATCCGCAGCGATCGTGGCCCGGCTGCTACGGGACAAACACGGCACCTTCGAGACGGTGCACCGGACCCGCGACGGATCTACCTTCCCGGTGGAAGTCAGTTCTCATATCTTCCAGCATGGCGATAAAACGGTCATCCTGTCCATCGCCCGTGATATTTCGATTCGGAAAAAAGCGGAACACGATCTCACCGTACTGTACCACCGGGAAAAAGAACTTCGGGAAGAGTTGGAAGCCGAGATAGCCAAGCGCATCGACTTCACCCGCTCACTGGTGCATGAGCTTAAGACGCCCCTGACACCGATGATCGCTTCCGGCGAGGCCCTCCTTGAGATCCTGGAGGGTGAGGACGAGCTCCGCCTGGCCGGAAACATCTTTCGCGGCGCGATGAACCTGGAACGGCGTATCAACGACCTGCTGGACTTCGCCCGCGGGGAAATGGGCGTCCTCAAGGTCTCCCGCCAGCCGCTGGATATTACCCCCCTCCTCCTCGACCTGGCGGCGGAGGTATCGCCCCAGTTCGACCGCAAGAACCAATCTCTGGAACTGGTGCTGGCCGACAAGATCCCGCTGGTTCTGGCCGATGAGGACCGGCTGCGCCAGATTTTACTCAATCTGCTCACCAACGCCGCCAAGTTCACCCAACGCTGCGGTCAGATTACACTTGGCGCTCAGGTTGATGGTAAAATGTTAAAGTTAAGTGTGGCTGATAACGGCCGGGGTATAGACACGACGGAGCAGGAGCACATCTTCAAACCCTATTACCGGGCGGAGAAAGAAACTAACCCGAACGACGGAATGGGCATAGGACTTACTTTATGTAAGATGCTCGTCACCCTGCAGGGCGGAGAGATCTGGTTTAACAGCGAAAAAGGCCGGGGCAGCACCTTTTATTTTACGCTGCCGCTGGCCAACGATATGGAGCGATAAAAAAGTGAACAAACCTGAGCTGACCGTGGTGCTCATCGAGGACGATGCCGAGATCGTGGAGGCGGTGACGCTTACCTTTAAGATCCGGTGGTCGCAAGCGACGTTTCTTTCCAGCCCTTCAGGGGAAGAAGGCATCAGCCTGGTGGAAAAACACAACCCCGATCTGGTCATCCTGGACCTGGGCTTGCCGGACATGAACGGGTTTAACGTTTTAAAGGAAATCCGCCGCTTCAGCCACGTGCCCGTCATCATCCTGACCGCCCGTGGAGAAGAGGCCGATATCGTCCGCGGCCTGGAACTCGGGGCTGATGAATATATCGTCAAGCCGTTCCGTCAGATGGAACTGCTGGCCAGGGTCAAGGCCATTCTTCGCCGCCACGAAACATCCGGCGACGAATTACCTCTGACTGTCGGCGGCATGAGCCTGGGGCCTTCCATCCGCGATCTGACGCTGAGAGGACACCGGGTCAACCTGACCCGTACCGAGGGTATCGTCCTGAGCCAGTTGATGCGCAGTGTCGGCCACCCGGTCAGCCATGCCGCTCTGGCGAGGGCTCTCTGGGGTGAGGAATACCCCGGCGCCGCTGAAAGTCTGAAGGTCTATGTCCGCCATTTGCGGGAGAAGATCGAGGAAAACCCGTCCGATCCCAAGCTGCTGCTGACCCGCATCGGCGCCGGTTATCAACTGGCCAAACCGGAATAATTGAGAACAAGATGCCATGCTATACCGGGATGCGGCACTCCTGCCGGACCGGTATAGCTTTCCCCAAGGTCTGCGAATGAATACTTTGAAAGTCGCCATGCTGCACCTCGACCCCCGCCCCGGGGAACTTGAGTATAACCGCGCCTTTATCGAGCGGGCGGTGAGGCTGGCCGCGGATAAAGGGGCAAAATTCATTCTCACCCCGGAACTGGTGGAGAGCGGCTATCACTTCCCGGATCATATCGGCACCGATTGGATCGGTGAAGGTTCCAGGGCCTGGCTCGACCGGATGTCAGGCACAGCCGCCGAACTGGGGGTCACCATACTGATCGCGACCGCCGAACGTGACGAATCCACTGGGCTGCTGCATAACACCGTTTTCGCGTTGACGGATAAGGGTGAGATTGCCGGTAAACACCGCAAGATCAATATACATCCGGCGCATTGTGCCGAATCCTGGGCTGATATCGGCCAGGCGCTTGAAGTTATTGACCTTCCGGAACTCAGGATCGGC
It encodes the following:
- a CDS encoding response regulator transcription factor is translated as MNKPELTVVLIEDDAEIVEAVTLTFKIRWSQATFLSSPSGEEGISLVEKHNPDLVILDLGLPDMNGFNVLKEIRRFSHVPVIILTARGEEADIVRGLELGADEYIVKPFRQMELLARVKAILRRHETSGDELPLTVGGMSLGPSIRDLTLRGHRVNLTRTEGIVLSQLMRSVGHPVSHAALARALWGEEYPGAAESLKVYVRHLREKIEENPSDPKLLLTRIGAGYQLAKPE
- a CDS encoding GNAT family N-acetyltransferase, with translation MNVIYRPLEPADKAAIMSFLGRVPEFAPDEIPVAEEVLDACTGNPLTSGYYCLIAENDGRVAGYVCYGNTPLTKGNWEIYWIAVDPVSQGLGIGRELMRRAEAGIRSRGGWQVTLETSSTPLYDKTRRFYLKCGYAEITRIPDFYDRGDDLVMYFKKLDQASEDRQ
- a CDS encoding carbon-nitrogen hydrolase family protein yields the protein MNTLKVAMLHLDPRPGELEYNRAFIERAVRLAADKGAKFILTPELVESGYHFPDHIGTDWIGEGSRAWLDRMSGTAAELGVTILIATAERDESTGLLHNTVFALTDKGEIAGKHRKINIHPAHCAESWADIGQALEVIDLPELRIGVLICADAWRPSLAAALAAKGAEIIISAANWGEKPCPPSNCWEHRSQETGIPVWVCNRTGDEHQLNFEDASSVVAAGGERLLSHAGPGSVVLLFDWDHKLKTPLQTEFEAVPVT
- a CDS encoding PAS domain-containing sensor histidine kinase, translated to MNDSNNPCAEVFQELAELRERQAAHDAIEAAEKQALRESEAKFRMLFHNANDAIYLWEVRDGMPTSLLEANAVAARRLGYDLQEMPGLKTTDISLSKPDESAAIVARLLRDKHGTFETVHRTRDGSTFPVEVSSHIFQHGDKTVILSIARDISIRKKAEHDLTVLYHREKELREELEAEIAKRIDFTRSLVHELKTPLTPMIASGEALLEILEGEDELRLAGNIFRGAMNLERRINDLLDFARGEMGVLKVSRQPLDITPLLLDLAAEVSPQFDRKNQSLELVLADKIPLVLADEDRLRQILLNLLTNAAKFTQRCGQITLGAQVDGKMLKLSVADNGRGIDTTEQEHIFKPYYRAEKETNPNDGMGIGLTLCKMLVTLQGGEIWFNSEKGRGSTFYFTLPLANDMER